The genomic region GCGCAGATAATGGACGATCATGATCTCAACTTGTCTGGGGTTCTAGCTAGCAAGATACAGGTGGATCTGTACGAATGCCACATACTAACTAGCTATGAAACCAGCTTAAGTTACAGAAGTTTTATCAAAAACGCAAAATAGCCTGCTTTTTTCTGCTTTCCGGGCGGGAATGGCACTTTTGCACTCAGTCGTCAGTGTCTGCCACAGGGACCGGTTCTACTGCTTTGCCGCGGTTGGGTAGAAAGAGGCTGACTCCGTACACTAGGGGATAGGCTAACATGGCGAGGATGAAGCCTGAGAAGAGGAAGCCGAGGACGAAGTTGCCGATGTTCGCTGTCGTTAGGCCTCCTTCCAGAAGCAGGGTGCCGAAGATATCGATTCTGGGAGCTTCAAAGCTCATTTCCAAATGGGAAAAATACGGCGGGCGGGGAATGCCCAGAGTATGGTGCAACCAGTATCCGAAGCGCTCTTGCAGAGCCATGATAGGGATTTGTGTGATCGGATTCGTAATCCAGCAAGCTGCAATAGCAGCCGGTACGTTGCCCCTGGCTCTTAGGCATCCCAGTGCCGCCAAGACCATCTGAAATGGTATAGGAAGCATGGAGCAGAAGAAACCAACAGAGAGTCCATTGGCTACCGTAGCTCGGCAGGGTAGCCAGTAGCGGCGGTTAAAGACTGACTTAATGACAGGATCCAGCCACTTGATCCTACGGATGCGGGGGTGGCGCAGGTAACGATAGGCGCGACGAACGAGTCTGAGATACCTGCGTTTCAATGGTGAAGTGGTTTATTGGGTTGACTAAGAAAAGGGTTATTCCTCCAACTTGACGATGCGGATCTTGCCTGAGGCTTGTTGCATGGAATTTGAGAGGGTGTTGCTATCCTCCGCTTTAGCGGGTTCTTCTGCTGGGCTCTGATCCAGCGCACTTTTTAGGGCGCCTTCAACCAGCTGGCCGCAGTGGATTTTCATGGGAGGCAGGGCCCCTAGGTCACCGGAGAGTTCTTGTGCACTCAGATGACGAGCTTCTTCCTCGGTCTTGCCCTTGAGCATTTCCGTAGCCATCGAGGCAACAGCAATGGCTGTCTGGCAGCCGAAGGACTGGAATGAAGCACGGTCAATGAC from Rubritalea squalenifaciens DSM 18772 harbors:
- a CDS encoding iron-sulfur cluster assembly scaffold protein, translated to MSDFEDKVRETLANPKNQGEMQDADSVGTVGSPDCGDMLRMWLKFKEENGKKVIDRASFQSFGCQTAIAVASMATEMLKGKTEEEARHLSAQELSGDLGALPPMKIHCGQLVEGALKSALDQSPAEEPAKAEDSNTLSNSMQQASGKIRIVKLEE
- a CDS encoding DUF2062 domain-containing protein, encoding MKRRYLRLVRRAYRYLRHPRIRRIKWLDPVIKSVFNRRYWLPCRATVANGLSVGFFCSMLPIPFQMVLAALGCLRARGNVPAAIAACWITNPITQIPIMALQERFGYWLHHTLGIPRPPYFSHLEMSFEAPRIDIFGTLLLEGGLTTANIGNFVLGFLFSGFILAMLAYPLVYGVSLFLPNRGKAVEPVPVADTDD